A genomic segment from Ruegeria sp. TM1040 encodes:
- a CDS encoding heavy metal translocating P-type ATPase, with the protein MTQPITARLSIEGMTCAGCVGRVDRTLAALPGLRDVSVNLANETAQITAESPEALQQADSALRDLGKPARHQSVQLSIEGMTCGGCVGRVERAIKALPGVVSANVNLAAESAQVEILQGVVTPSEVAAASTQAGYRARPAEATDTEDRAARKDREARDLRRQVMIAAALTLPVFLLEMGGHVVPAVHHWIAQTIGMQTSWVMQALLTTAVLFLPGRAFFTLGLPALRKGAPDMNSLVALGAGAAWIYSLVATFAPALLPADVRAVYFEAAAMIVTLILIGRWLEARAKGRTGAAIQALVGLQARHARRLTKDGQPEDVEVEDLAPGDRILVRPGERIPTDGTVLEGTAHVDESMISGEPIPVEKTEGAPVTGGTVNGEGSLTVAVTRTGAETTLAQIIRMVEDAQGAKLPIQSLVDKVTLRFVPVVMVLAVLTVGVWLLVGPEPRLTNALVAGVSVLIIACPCAMGLATPTSIMVGTGRAAEQGVLFRKGDALQSLHEVDIIAFDKTGTLTEGRPSLVALRPTEGFERAEVLASVATVEARSEHPIARALVTAAQDEGLSLGEVSNFQSLTARGVTAEVAGREIRIGSARLMSEAGISVDALASEALERAGRGESVLYAAIGGQLAALLAVADPIKPTSAEAIKALRAMGKDVAMISGDAPATAEAIARDLGISHVVAGVAPEGKVSALRDLASRGRKLGFVGDGINDAPALAQADVGIAIGTGTDVAIEAGDVVLMSGDLRGVATAIQISHKTLVNIRQNLGWAFVYNAALIPLAAGALYPAFGILLSPVFAAGAMALSSVSVLTNALRLRRA; encoded by the coding sequence ATGACCCAACCGATCACCGCCCGCCTCTCGATTGAAGGAATGACCTGCGCCGGATGCGTGGGGCGCGTCGACCGCACATTGGCGGCCCTGCCGGGACTGCGGGACGTCTCGGTGAACCTCGCCAATGAAACCGCGCAAATCACTGCCGAGAGCCCCGAGGCCCTGCAACAGGCCGACAGCGCCCTGCGCGATCTTGGCAAGCCTGCGCGCCATCAGAGCGTGCAGCTCTCGATCGAGGGCATGACCTGTGGCGGTTGCGTCGGTCGGGTGGAGCGCGCGATCAAGGCGCTGCCGGGAGTGGTTTCGGCCAATGTGAACCTTGCCGCCGAGAGCGCGCAGGTGGAGATCCTGCAAGGTGTGGTGACGCCCTCTGAGGTGGCCGCGGCCAGCACGCAGGCGGGCTATCGTGCGCGCCCCGCAGAGGCAACAGACACCGAGGACCGCGCCGCCCGCAAGGATCGTGAAGCGCGCGACCTGCGCCGTCAGGTCATGATCGCCGCCGCGCTGACGCTGCCTGTATTTTTGCTCGAGATGGGCGGTCATGTGGTGCCAGCCGTGCATCACTGGATTGCGCAGACCATCGGCATGCAAACCTCTTGGGTGATGCAGGCCCTGCTGACCACGGCGGTTCTGTTCCTGCCCGGACGGGCGTTCTTTACACTGGGCCTGCCTGCCTTGCGCAAGGGCGCGCCGGATATGAACAGTCTTGTGGCGCTTGGGGCAGGGGCGGCGTGGATCTATTCCCTTGTGGCGACCTTTGCGCCCGCGCTGTTGCCCGCCGATGTGCGCGCGGTCTATTTCGAGGCCGCGGCGATGATCGTCACCCTGATCCTGATCGGGCGCTGGCTTGAGGCGCGCGCCAAGGGCCGCACCGGCGCCGCCATCCAGGCGCTTGTGGGTCTCCAGGCCCGCCATGCGCGGCGTCTCACCAAGGACGGCCAGCCTGAGGATGTCGAGGTCGAGGACCTTGCACCCGGCGACCGCATCTTGGTGCGCCCCGGCGAACGGATCCCGACCGATGGCACAGTGCTGGAGGGCACCGCCCACGTCGATGAGAGCATGATTTCCGGCGAGCCGATCCCGGTTGAGAAAACCGAAGGCGCGCCTGTGACCGGCGGCACCGTGAACGGCGAGGGCAGTCTGACTGTTGCTGTGACTCGCACAGGCGCTGAGACCACGCTGGCCCAGATCATCCGCATGGTCGAAGACGCCCAGGGCGCCAAACTCCCGATCCAGAGCCTCGTGGACAAGGTCACCCTGCGCTTTGTGCCGGTGGTGATGGTTCTGGCGGTCCTAACGGTGGGAGTCTGGCTCTTGGTGGGGCCAGAGCCAAGATTGACCAACGCCCTTGTGGCGGGCGTGTCGGTGCTCATTATTGCGTGCCCCTGTGCCATGGGGCTGGCAACCCCCACCTCGATCATGGTGGGGACGGGGCGCGCGGCAGAACAGGGGGTGCTGTTTCGCAAGGGGGACGCGCTGCAATCGCTTCATGAGGTCGATATCATTGCCTTTGACAAGACAGGCACGCTCACCGAGGGGCGTCCGTCGCTGGTGGCGCTGCGTCCGACCGAAGGGTTCGAACGGGCAGAGGTGCTGGCCTCGGTGGCGACAGTGGAGGCCCGCTCGGAGCATCCCATCGCCCGCGCTTTGGTAACGGCGGCACAGGACGAGGGCCTGAGCCTTGGCGAGGTCAGCAATTTCCAGAGCCTCACGGCGCGTGGCGTCACGGCTGAGGTGGCGGGGCGCGAGATCCGGATCGGCAGCGCGCGCCTGATGTCTGAAGCCGGCATCAGCGTCGATGCGCTGGCCTCCGAGGCGCTGGAACGCGCCGGGCGCGGTGAAAGCGTGCTCTATGCCGCCATTGGCGGGCAGTTGGCGGCGCTCCTGGCGGTTGCCGACCCTATCAAACCCACCAGCGCCGAGGCGATCAAGGCCCTGCGCGCCATGGGCAAGGATGTGGCGATGATTTCCGGCGACGCGCCCGCCACGGCAGAGGCCATCGCGCGCGATCTCGGCATCAGCCATGTGGTTGCGGGCGTCGCGCCCGAAGGCAAAGTATCCGCACTCAGGGATCTGGCCTCGCGGGGGCGCAAGCTCGGTTTTGTCGGCGACGGGATCAATGACGCACCAGCCCTGGCACAAGCGGATGTGGGGATTGCCATTGGCACCGGCACCGATGTGGCCATCGAGGCGGGGGATGTGGTCCTGATGTCGGGCGACCTGCGCGGTGTCGCGACAGCGATCCAGATCTCGCACAAGACGCTGGTGAATATCCGGCAAAATCTCGGCTGGGCCTTTGTTTACAACGCAGCGCTGATCCCGCTGGCGGCAGGGGCTCTCTATCCTGCTTTTGGGATCTTGCTCTCACCGGTCTTTGCAGCCGGGGCGATGGCGCTTTCTTCGGTGTCGGTGCTCACCAATGCGCTCCGGCTCAGACGCGCCTGA